In a single window of the Rhodamnia argentea isolate NSW1041297 chromosome 2, ASM2092103v1, whole genome shotgun sequence genome:
- the LOC115733261 gene encoding laccase-14-like, whose amino-acid sequence MVLISSHKTWPFLSWAILVAQLLCMARADVHFYDFILKETSVTKLCETKSIMTVNDSFPGPTIEVQKGDTVFVNVHNHGDYGVTLHWHGVKQPRNPWSDGPEFITQCVIGPGTNFTYEVIFSDEEGTLWWHAHSDWTRATIHGAIVISPELGKSYPFPEPDDDKVIMIAAWYTGDLKELVDEAMKDGTDLPHSDGYAINGELGDFCTCSQETTHHWYVDYGKTYLLRIVNAVMNAELFFAIADHNLTVVGMDGGYVKPIVTTYIMISPGQTMDVLLTANQPLGRYYIATRQYSSEDAEVTGFDHSIGSAILQYRGNYSLPSPPVFPNATLPLYLDFGAALRFTNQLRSLASEDHPVDVPGDVSTKMFITVSMGEIYCPNSSCTSVSGNKLGSSLNNVSWVNPSLDVLSAYYRNLSGSYTADFPDWPPSMYNFTGDDLPDSVDMTYQGTKVKVLNYNETVEIVFQGTNVLKGSMNHPMHLHGHNFYVVGTGHGNFDSKMDPRTYNLVDPPHVNTFGVPKNGWLAVRFTANNPGVWFWHCHLDRHMSWGMDTAFIVKDGGTLETSLRPPPAHMPPCMDMGSYDISMQTSSIDHVEMQQL is encoded by the exons atggtTTTGATAAGCAGCCATAAGACATGGCCCTTCTTATCTTGGGCCATCCTCGTTGCCCAGTTGCTTTGCATGGCTCGAGCCGACGTCCATTTCTACGACTTCATC TTGAAGGAGACGAGCGTGACGAAGCTGTGCGAGACGAAGAGCATCATGACGGTGAACGACAGCTTCCCGGGGCCGACAATTGAAGTGCAGAAGGGGGACACAGTGTTCGTGAACGTTCATAACCACGGAGATTACGGGGTCACACTTCACTG GCATGGGGTAAAGCAGCCAAGGAACCCATGGTCGGATGGACCGGAGTTCATCACCCAATGTGTGATAGGACCCGGAACAAACTTCACGTACGAAGTGATATTCTCCGATGAGGAAGGAACTCTATGGTGGCACGCTCATAGTGATTGGACACGAGCTACGATTCATGGTGCTATTGTTATCTCGCCAGAATTGGGAAAGTCATATCCCTTCCCAGAGCCCGACGACGACAAGGTTATCATGATCG CTGCTTGGTACACGGGGGACTTGAAGGAATTGGTGGACGAGGCAATGAAAGATGGAACTGATTTGCCACATTCAGATGGTTACGCCATAAATGGCGAGCTTGGGGATTTTTGCACTTGCTCCCAAG AAACAACGCATCATTGGTACGTTGATTACGGGAAGACGTATCTCCTTCGAATAGTCAACGCTGTCATGAATGCTGAGCTCTTCTTTGCCATCGCCGACCACAACCTGACGGTTGTCGGGATGGACGGAGGATACGTAAAGCCGATCGTCACGACTTACATCATGATAAGTCCAGGACAGACCATGGACGTGCTGCTCACGGCTAACCAACCTCTCGGAAGGTACTACATTGCCACGAGGCAATACTCTAGCGAAGACGCCGAAGTCACCGGATTCGACCATAGCATCGGATCGGCCATCTTGCAATATAGAGGGAACTATAGCTTGCCGTCACCACCGGTCTTTCCAAACGCTACACTCCCTCTCTATTTGGACTTTGGAGCCGCATTGAGATTTACAAATCAGCTGAGAAGCTTGGCAAGTGAGGATCATCCGGTTGATGTTCCAGGAGATGTAAGTACGAAGATGTTCATTACCGTGTCCATGGGTGAGATTTATTGTCCCAATAGCTCTTGCACTTCGGTGAGTGGCAACAAACTTGGCTCAAGCTTGAATAACGTTAGTTGGGTCAACCCATCCCTGGATGTGCTATCGGCCTACTATAG AAATCTTAGTGGAAGTTATACAGCGGATTTCCCGGATTGGCCTCCTTCCATGTATAATTTCACGGGAGATGACCTGCCGGATAGTGTTGACATGACGTACCAGGGGACCAAAGTAAAAGTACTGAACTACAATGAGACGGTGGAGATTGTTTTCCAAGGTACAAACGTGTTGAAAGGCTCCATGAACCATCCCATGCACTTGCACGGTCACAACTTCTACGTCGTCGGAACTGGTCACGGGAACTTTGACAGCAAGATGGATCCCAGGACGTACAACTTGGTCGACCCGCCCCACGTGAACACGTTCGGGGTCCCTAAAAACGGTTGGCTAGCAGTAAGATTTACTGCTAATAATCCCG GCGTGTGGTTTTGGCATTGTCATCTGGACCGACACATGAGCTGGGGGATGGACACGGCCTTCATAGTGAAGGATGGAGGGACTTTAGAGACGAGTCTCCGACCACCACCTGCCCACATGCCGCCATGTATGGACATGGGATCTTACGACATATCAATGCAAACATCGAGCATTGATCATGTAGAAATGCAACAGCTGTGA